From the Blastopirellula marina genome, one window contains:
- a CDS encoding galactitol-1-phosphate 5-dehydrogenase, whose translation MSSTEDKKMEAIVLHAVGDLRYEQVPVPEVEPGKVQVRIGFCGVCGSDIPRCFSKGTYHFPTICGHEFAGTVEACGVGVQNFKPGDRVAVFPLLWRDDHAACEQGKYAQSDGYDYLGSRSDGGFAEFVIAPERNLIRVPDNVSLEEAAMTEPAAVALHAVRRANVRLGDSVAVFGLGPIGLMVAQWLKASGAGPILLFDIQPEKLDIARQLGFENTFDSRTCSVSDVVKQHTDGHGVHVAIEAAGVPPTMLAAIEVVRRSGRVVLLGNPAADVTLPAALISQAMRREIDMLGVWNSDFSVFSDDDDWRTVLAAMSSGILNLKPLVTHRIPLVDGIAALEMMHQQSEFFTKVLIHPQAK comes from the coding sequence ATGAGTTCAACTGAAGACAAGAAGATGGAAGCCATCGTCCTGCACGCCGTCGGCGACTTGCGGTACGAGCAAGTCCCCGTTCCCGAAGTGGAGCCCGGCAAAGTTCAGGTGCGTATTGGTTTCTGTGGTGTTTGTGGTTCCGATATTCCGCGATGTTTCTCGAAGGGTACGTATCACTTTCCCACGATTTGTGGCCACGAGTTTGCCGGCACGGTCGAAGCATGTGGCGTTGGCGTACAGAACTTCAAGCCAGGGGACCGCGTGGCGGTATTTCCTTTGCTGTGGCGAGATGATCATGCCGCTTGCGAGCAAGGGAAGTATGCCCAGTCAGACGGTTACGACTACCTTGGCTCGCGGAGCGATGGCGGTTTCGCGGAATTCGTGATCGCGCCGGAACGAAATCTGATTCGAGTACCGGATAACGTTTCGCTCGAAGAAGCAGCGATGACCGAACCTGCCGCCGTGGCGCTGCATGCGGTTCGACGGGCCAACGTGCGCCTAGGCGATTCCGTCGCCGTATTCGGGCTTGGTCCGATCGGTTTAATGGTGGCTCAGTGGCTGAAGGCTTCCGGGGCAGGACCTATCCTGCTGTTCGATATCCAACCTGAAAAACTCGATATTGCCAGGCAGCTTGGCTTTGAGAATACGTTCGATAGCCGGACCTGCAGCGTGAGTGATGTCGTCAAGCAGCATACCGATGGCCATGGCGTTCACGTGGCCATCGAAGCGGCCGGCGTGCCGCCGACCATGTTAGCGGCGATTGAAGTCGTTCGCCGATCTGGCCGTGTGGTGTTGCTCGGGAATCCCGCGGCGGACGTCACCTTGCCGGCGGCTCTGATTTCTCAGGCGATGCGTCGCGAGATCGACATGCTGGGGGTCTGGAACTCCGATTTTAGTGTCTTCAGCGACGACGACGACTGGCGAACCGTTCTCGCCGCGATGAGTAGTGGCATCCTCAATTTGAAGCCTCTGGTCACGCATCGTATCCCGTTGGTAGATGGAATTGCGGCGCTGGAAATGATGCATCAGCAGTCCGAGTTCTTCACCAAGGTTCTCATTCATCCCCAAGCTAAATAG
- the rpe gene encoding ribulose-phosphate 3-epimerase, which yields MASFSLYAYIPERPVMPLKLNLGVKTDPIEYRYSFPWLFRLLAEEGIQLVQLGTWFELYQLPDEFFVNLRREAEDHGIRIASMFTAHRELGGFFRTEDGFEQVARRNFERLIEVGALLGATSVGSNPGAVLRDQMGTKANGVNCYVRHMKELMHLAHEKGVSWLTIEPMSCLAEPPTLPAEVADMGHELTEYHRQNANSTSAIGYCADIAHGYIDQQDQVGYDHIQLFEATYPWLYEVHLKNTDSRFNSTFGFGPAEREKGIVNVPHFRELLNKNADKLPVQEMTGYLEIGGPKLGRDYSDHQLADQLRNSLRYLKEAFLGETEAASVIRGRHEEAEQAPAKNRVEIAPSMMCVDALNFESALRQVEGLGVDMLHMDIMDGHFVPNMPMGLAVLERLQDATQLPLDVHLMVANNDFFVQQLANLRVSQISVHLESALHLDRTLSHIRDLGIKAGVAINPGTPLSAIDYVLERIDYVLVMTVNPGYAGQKMTPASLRKIADCHELLVARGFDLPIQVDGNVSFENIPGMVAAGATNLVAGTSSIFHKSGSMLENKRRMLDAIEVGLAARKNPELAAM from the coding sequence ATGGCTTCGTTTTCCTTGTATGCGTATATTCCGGAACGCCCCGTCATGCCCCTCAAGCTGAATCTTGGTGTTAAGACCGATCCAATCGAGTATCGGTATTCCTTTCCCTGGCTTTTTCGGTTGCTGGCTGAGGAAGGCATTCAGCTGGTTCAACTGGGGACCTGGTTTGAACTGTATCAATTGCCGGATGAGTTCTTTGTCAATCTTCGTCGGGAAGCGGAAGACCACGGGATTCGCATCGCCAGCATGTTTACGGCCCATCGTGAACTGGGGGGCTTCTTCCGTACCGAGGACGGTTTCGAGCAAGTGGCCAGGCGGAACTTCGAACGCCTGATCGAAGTAGGTGCTCTGTTGGGGGCGACGTCGGTGGGCTCCAACCCTGGAGCCGTTCTGCGCGATCAGATGGGAACAAAGGCCAACGGCGTGAACTGCTATGTCCGTCACATGAAGGAACTGATGCACCTGGCACACGAGAAAGGCGTTTCATGGCTAACGATTGAGCCGATGTCGTGCTTGGCCGAACCGCCTACCTTGCCAGCAGAAGTTGCTGACATGGGGCACGAACTGACGGAGTATCATCGTCAGAATGCCAACTCGACCTCTGCCATAGGCTATTGCGCCGATATTGCCCATGGTTATATCGATCAGCAAGATCAGGTCGGCTACGATCACATCCAGCTTTTTGAAGCCACCTATCCCTGGCTCTACGAGGTCCACTTAAAGAATACCGACTCGCGATTCAATTCAACGTTTGGGTTTGGACCGGCTGAGCGAGAAAAGGGAATCGTCAATGTTCCCCACTTTCGAGAACTGCTAAATAAGAACGCCGACAAGCTGCCTGTTCAGGAAATGACCGGCTACCTCGAAATCGGCGGGCCGAAACTGGGGCGTGACTACAGCGATCATCAGTTGGCCGATCAACTGCGTAATTCGCTTCGCTATCTAAAGGAAGCGTTTCTGGGTGAAACGGAAGCGGCGTCAGTAATTCGGGGGAGACATGAGGAAGCGGAACAAGCTCCCGCGAAAAACCGAGTCGAGATCGCACCTTCGATGATGTGCGTCGATGCCCTTAATTTCGAGTCAGCACTTCGACAAGTAGAAGGACTCGGCGTCGATATGCTGCACATGGATATTATGGACGGGCATTTCGTCCCCAACATGCCCATGGGGCTGGCGGTGCTTGAACGTCTGCAAGATGCCACGCAGTTGCCACTAGACGTGCACTTGATGGTTGCGAATAACGACTTCTTTGTCCAGCAACTGGCCAACTTGCGAGTCAGTCAGATCTCGGTTCATTTAGAATCGGCCCTCCATTTGGACCGAACCCTGTCGCACATCCGCGATCTAGGGATCAAGGCCGGCGTGGCGATCAATCCAGGCACGCCGTTATCGGCGATTGATTACGTACTGGAGCGGATTGACTACGTGCTGGTGATGACCGTGAACCCAGGCTATGCCGGTCAAAAGATGACGCCTGCTTCGCTGCGAAAGATTGCCGATTGTCACGAACTGCTGGTGGCTCGTGGTTTTGACTTACCGATCCAAGTCGATGGTAACGTCAGTTTCGAGAACATCCCGGGGATGGTCGCCGCTGGTGCCACGAATCTTGTGGCAGGCACCAGCAGTATCTTCCACAAATCGGGGTCCATGCTTGAGAACAAGCGGAGGATGCTTGACGCGATCGAGGTGGGATTGGCCGCTCGAAAGAATCCAGAACTCGCGGCAATGTAA
- a CDS encoding DeoR/GlpR family DNA-binding transcription regulator, whose protein sequence is MKPTRQEQILRLLSESGQLHVEEAVTRLAASPATIRRDFNQMTEAGLVERIRGGIKLVNQVDLLPFRAREVKNANEKLEIARRATVFLSEGDVVFVDGGTTTLQLAHSLPPIKLRIITNSLTLAAAIERRMMGRGPWEVFLTGGYLFPGTGLLVGPSAQYSIAQYHANWALLSTGGITEAGIFNDNEHVVESERLMIKHADRVAVLADESKFGHHAMRHIANLDQLDYLITNRRTEASLPFEHLQGRKLKLIYTS, encoded by the coding sequence ATGAAACCAACCCGCCAAGAGCAGATTTTGCGACTTCTGTCCGAATCAGGTCAGTTGCATGTCGAGGAAGCAGTAACCCGCCTGGCGGCAAGTCCTGCGACCATCCGTCGAGACTTCAATCAAATGACCGAAGCCGGACTGGTTGAACGCATTCGCGGCGGGATCAAATTGGTCAATCAAGTCGACCTGCTTCCATTTCGTGCCCGCGAGGTTAAGAACGCGAACGAGAAGCTGGAAATTGCCCGGCGGGCCACCGTGTTCTTAAGCGAGGGAGATGTTGTGTTCGTCGATGGTGGCACCACGACACTTCAGTTGGCCCACAGTCTTCCACCAATCAAGCTTCGTATCATCACCAACTCCTTAACCCTGGCGGCTGCCATCGAACGCCGTATGATGGGACGTGGGCCGTGGGAAGTCTTCCTGACCGGAGGCTATCTCTTTCCCGGAACCGGTCTGCTGGTGGGACCAAGCGCGCAGTATTCAATCGCTCAATATCATGCGAATTGGGCACTTCTTTCGACCGGAGGCATCACCGAGGCCGGCATCTTCAACGACAACGAGCATGTTGTCGAGAGTGAGCGACTCATGATCAAACACGCCGACCGAGTGGCCGTTCTCGCGGACGAGTCCAAGTTCGGGCATCACGCCATGCGGCATATCGCGAACCTGGATCAGCTCGATTACCTGATCACCAATCGGAGAACTGAAGCCTCGCTACCCTTTGAACATCTTCAGGGGAGGAAGCTCAAATTGATCTATACCAGCTAG
- a CDS encoding glycosyltransferase family 25 protein, producing the protein MSLETVFSRVVCINLNSRSDRWDRICEHLGQLDWPFPQVERFRAVDGRICQPPSWVRNRYRECPGAWGCYQSHLRILEDTLLDQHDSVLILEDDALLNAKSLEGMVEFLKHVPDDWDHLYFGGEHMKPPAPINAHVVRGVQVHRTHAHALRGEYLRQAYDYLISYPTIDQYRQRSASPLARFAKRVLSRPKSLWSKSNGERSIHVDHHFGAIHRLLQWNVYAPSTWLVGQAADHSDIMNESYSERFWHECQAA; encoded by the coding sequence ATGTCTCTGGAAACGGTATTCTCGCGTGTCGTTTGCATCAATTTGAATAGCCGCAGTGATCGCTGGGATCGCATCTGCGAGCACCTCGGACAACTCGACTGGCCGTTTCCCCAAGTCGAGAGATTTCGAGCCGTCGACGGCCGGATTTGCCAACCACCTTCCTGGGTGCGTAACCGCTATCGCGAGTGCCCTGGCGCATGGGGTTGCTACCAATCCCACCTTCGAATCCTGGAAGATACGCTACTGGACCAACACGATTCGGTTTTGATCCTGGAAGACGACGCCTTGCTCAATGCGAAATCACTCGAGGGTATGGTTGAATTCCTCAAACACGTTCCCGACGACTGGGATCACCTCTATTTCGGCGGCGAGCACATGAAACCGCCTGCACCGATCAACGCTCACGTTGTCCGAGGAGTCCAGGTTCATCGCACTCATGCCCATGCACTACGAGGCGAGTATCTCCGACAGGCATATGACTATCTAATTTCCTATCCGACCATCGACCAATACCGTCAAAGAAGCGCAAGTCCGTTGGCACGCTTTGCGAAGCGAGTGCTATCTCGCCCTAAAAGCCTCTGGTCGAAGTCCAACGGCGAAAGATCGATTCACGTCGATCATCACTTTGGGGCGATTCACCGCCTGCTTCAGTGGAACGTCTACGCTCCCTCCACCTGGCTCGTTGGCCAGGCAGCCGACCACAGCGACATCATGAACGAAAGCTACAGCGAACGATTTTGGCACGAATGCCAAGCGGCATAG
- a CDS encoding recombinase family protein, giving the protein MKYVAIYVRVSTNKQDTRSQEADLKRWAEAQEEPVKIYRDKFTGKSMERPGWEKLQEALERGEVSKVVVWRLDRLGRTAKGLTALFDDLVRRGVSLISLKDGVDLSTPAGRMLANVLASVAQFETEVRAERVLAGQQAAKAKGKQIGGRQTGARGQKVREHEDTIRTLHAAGKSVSSIARTLNLSRPTIYSVLRTA; this is encoded by the coding sequence ATGAAGTACGTCGCAATCTACGTCCGAGTCAGCACCAACAAGCAAGACACCCGCTCCCAGGAAGCGGACCTCAAGCGATGGGCCGAAGCTCAGGAAGAACCGGTAAAAATCTATCGGGACAAGTTCACCGGCAAGTCAATGGAACGCCCCGGCTGGGAGAAGCTTCAGGAAGCCCTAGAACGGGGCGAAGTCTCCAAGGTGGTCGTCTGGCGTCTGGATCGACTAGGACGCACAGCAAAGGGGCTGACGGCCTTGTTTGACGATCTAGTCAGGCGTGGTGTCTCTCTGATCTCCCTGAAGGACGGCGTCGATCTAAGCACCCCTGCCGGGCGCATGCTGGCCAATGTGCTGGCCAGTGTCGCGCAGTTCGAGACCGAAGTCAGGGCAGAACGGGTTCTGGCAGGCCAGCAAGCCGCCAAAGCCAAGGGAAAGCAGATTGGAGGCCGTCAGACTGGAGCAAGAGGACAGAAGGTCCGCGAGCATGAGGACACAATCAGGACCCTCCACGCCGCTGGTAAGTCGGTCTCGTCGATCGCTCGAACCCTCAACCTCTCGCGACCGACGATCTACTCCGTCCTGCGGACGGCGTGA